CCCATCACCACGGCGACGGCCCCACGGCAACCAGTTACAACACAACCcagcttgggggggggggcaactCGTTTTATTAAACAGCGATTAAAAAGAGTGCAGAGGCCCAGGGCACGTTTCCCACCCCACGTGGCACACGGTGCTGGTGAGTGCAGGGGGACCCCCCCCCCTCATTGAGGGCTGTGTTTGCCCCACGTGCCCCTGGATGCAGAACAAACCGCAGCCCAACGCGGGTCCTCAAACTATTTACAACGCCGCCCGTTGAGATGACAGGGAAAGGAGAGCGTTCAACCCTCAATAAGATCCGATCGGCGGCTCCGACATCCACACAGACAGGACGGACAGACGGCATCAACCCCTGCTGGCCGCCAtagggaagagcagcagagcagagagccGGCCGGGATCCAAGTCTGTTCTAAATAAGCTACAGCTAACCAAAGTTTAttcacagggctggagctgccagCCTCGAGCATCCcatcctgcagcatcccagggGGCACCTGGGGAATGGGGGGGCTCCTCTCCAGCCTTTCGTCCTCTGAGAGGGACATAGAGCACAAACCCCCCCCCTTGGGTTTGCTGTGCCCAACACGGGGGCTCTGCTGGTGGAAGGTCCCTGCTCACAGCGTGCTCTCCAACGTGTTGTAGTTATCTTTGAAGCTCTTCAGCTCCAGGAAGTGTTTGGCACGTTTGCTCTTCTGGTTGGAAGGCAGGTAGGTGACCTGGATGGTGGCGGGGTTGGATACTTCAGGTGACAGAGTGAGATCCTTGGCTGCAGATTGGTGCTGCCtctggctgctgcctgcccgTGCCTTGGTcctgcagggagagcagtgaTCAGCACAGGGGGGTCTTGAACACCAAGGATGCGGTTCCTCTGTGCCAGACCCGAGGCCTGTGCTGAGCCCTTGGCACAAAGGGACAAGCAGGGATATGGCTGCAAAGCAGCGACAAGCCCCAAACACACCAAGGAAACCTGAAGGACAGATTGACATCAGCTCCTCACAGCCCGGGCTGTTTTAATGCCTCTGTTCACAGCACCACAACGGGTTGCTGAGGCTCAAACACTCAACATTGCAACCCAGCAGCAAGACTTACATGTTCGCCAGCTCGTTCAGAGCTTCCTGGTACTTCAGATATTCCGGTTTCCCAAAGACCTTCACACAAACACAATGAGGTTATAAAGGAACCCGGAGTGCAACACAACAACCCTGCAGGATGGGGGCAGCCCCCACTCACCCCGGTGCCATAGCGGGCGTTCTCATAGCCATCCAGCAAAGTATCGATCAAAGCTTTTCGGATGCCTTtaaaggagctgctggagttcctCAGTTCCAGCAGGTAGGCACAGAAATTCCTCCCTATTAAAGATTTGGGGTATCTGCCCTCTGCGTGGAAAGGGATTTCTGGAAGGTAAAAAGGTGCAGCATAACGGGGTTATGCAAAGCAAAACGACTGCCATAAGGCTGAAGGTTCATTGAACATCCCACCACGCTGCTGCCTCCAATCAATGGCTGCTGCCTCCAATCAATGGCTGCTGCCTCCAATCAATCAATGGCTGCCGCCTCCAATGAATCAATGGCTGCTGCCTCCAATGAATCAATGGCTGCTGCCTCCAATGAATCAATGGCTGCTGCCTCCAATGAATCAATGGCTGCTGCCTCCAATCAATCAATGGCTGCCTCCTATCAATCAATGGCTGCCGCCTCCAATCAATCAATGGCTGCCGCCTCCAATCAATCAATGGCTGCTGCCTCCAATCAATGGCT
This genomic interval from Excalfactoria chinensis isolate bCotChi1 chromosome 32, bCotChi1.hap2, whole genome shotgun sequence contains the following:
- the C32H1orf43 gene encoding protein C1orf43 homolog, with amino-acid sequence MAGTGSNWLSGVNVVLVMAYGSLVFVLLFIFVKRQIMRFAMKSRRGPHVPVGQHAPKDLKEEIDIRLSRVQDIKYEPQLLAEDDSRLLQLETQGCYNYLYRMKALDAIRTSEIPFHAEGRYPKSLIGRNFCAYLLELRNSSSSFKGIRKALIDTLLDGYENARYGTGVFGKPEYLKYQEALNELANMTKARAGSSQRQHQSAAKDLTLSPEVSNPATIQVTYLPSNQKSKRAKHFLELKSFKDNYNTLESTL